From the Leucobacter denitrificans genome, one window contains:
- a CDS encoding N-acetylglutaminylglutamine amidotransferase — protein MCGIVGELLFTPGAPDMRAVERMMASVEHRGPDDGGMWSRQWAAFGHHRLAIIDLSERGSQPMTDENLGLTVVFNGCIYNHHELREELRDEFEFTSESDTEAILKAYAKWGEDFADHLYGMFAIAIFDERRNRVVFARDRLGIKPLYFTRNDGRLRFASTLPALIAGGGVDTTLDPIGLHHYLSWHSIVPAPRTILRGAEKLPPATVRVVESDGRTRDRVYWSADYRRDASRSEWDTDDWIEALHMTLSAAVKRRLVSHVPVGVLLSGGLDSSLIVALLNELGVEGLQTFSIGFDSIGERQGDEFAYSDLIAKHFDTDHHRLHIPGDDLPSAVPHVIESMSEPMASHDVAAFYLLAEAVSEHVKVVQTGQGADELFAGYGYHQPLADASRLHALDLFTASFRDRSHDELREILEAEHVGETDVSMKLLEEQFADLATDTAVDAVLGLDTHTFMPDDPVKRVDNMTMAWGLEARVPFLDHELVELAAQCPPELKTMQGGKGLLKELGRRMLPHEVVDRPKGYFPVPGFTELRGEVLDMVGDVLTSRAARDRGVFRGSYVDELLSNPNGHNTPAGSNPLWSIAVLEMWLQRHLVGS, from the coding sequence ATGTGCGGAATTGTTGGAGAACTGCTGTTCACACCAGGTGCGCCAGATATGCGTGCTGTGGAGCGGATGATGGCATCAGTCGAGCATCGCGGCCCCGATGACGGAGGTATGTGGAGCCGGCAGTGGGCAGCATTCGGACACCATCGTCTTGCGATCATTGATCTCAGCGAGCGCGGGTCACAGCCAATGACCGACGAGAACCTCGGCCTTACCGTCGTGTTCAATGGGTGCATCTACAATCATCACGAACTGCGCGAAGAGCTACGGGACGAGTTCGAATTCACGTCAGAGAGCGACACTGAGGCAATACTCAAGGCGTACGCAAAGTGGGGCGAGGATTTTGCCGATCACTTGTATGGCATGTTCGCGATCGCAATCTTCGACGAACGCCGAAACCGCGTCGTTTTCGCGCGCGACCGCCTCGGCATCAAACCGCTCTACTTCACGCGCAACGATGGGAGGCTCCGATTCGCCTCGACGCTACCCGCACTCATCGCGGGCGGGGGCGTCGATACAACGCTCGACCCCATCGGACTGCACCACTACCTGAGTTGGCACTCGATCGTTCCCGCACCTCGCACGATCTTGCGGGGCGCAGAGAAGCTTCCGCCCGCCACCGTGCGGGTGGTTGAAAGTGATGGTCGCACCCGAGATCGCGTGTATTGGTCAGCCGACTACCGGAGAGACGCGAGCCGCTCAGAGTGGGATACCGACGACTGGATAGAGGCGCTGCATATGACGCTCAGCGCTGCGGTCAAGCGACGGCTGGTCTCGCATGTTCCGGTCGGTGTGCTGCTGTCGGGTGGACTCGACTCAAGCCTTATCGTCGCACTACTCAACGAACTGGGCGTCGAAGGTCTACAAACCTTCAGCATTGGCTTCGACAGCATCGGCGAACGGCAGGGTGACGAGTTTGCATACTCCGATCTCATCGCAAAGCACTTTGATACAGATCACCACCGATTGCACATTCCAGGAGACGACCTGCCGTCCGCCGTTCCTCACGTGATCGAGAGCATGAGCGAGCCTATGGCTTCGCACGATGTGGCCGCCTTCTACCTGCTCGCAGAAGCCGTCTCCGAGCACGTGAAAGTCGTGCAGACGGGGCAAGGTGCCGATGAATTGTTCGCGGGTTATGGCTACCATCAGCCACTTGCCGACGCCTCGCGGTTGCATGCGCTCGACCTGTTCACTGCTTCGTTTCGTGACCGCAGCCACGACGAGTTACGCGAGATACTCGAGGCCGAACACGTGGGCGAGACCGATGTGAGTATGAAGCTGCTTGAAGAGCAATTTGCCGACCTCGCAACCGACACTGCGGTCGACGCTGTACTGGGGCTCGACACCCACACGTTCATGCCCGACGACCCGGTGAAGCGAGTAGACAATATGACGATGGCATGGGGTCTCGAGGCGCGCGTTCCGTTTCTTGACCACGAGCTAGTTGAACTTGCGGCGCAGTGTCCGCCAGAGCTCAAGACGATGCAGGGCGGTAAAGGCCTGCTCAAGGAGTTGGGCAGAAGAATGCTGCCTCACGAGGTCGTTGACCGACCAAAGGGGTACTTTCCGGTACCCGGCTTCACCGAGTTGCGCGGTGAGGTGCTCGACATGGTCGGTGATGTTTTGACAAGCCGAGCAGCGCGCGACCGCGGAGTTTTCCGTGGCTCGTACGTCGACGAACTACTGAGCAATCCCAACGGGCACAACACCCCGGCGGGCAGTAACCCGCTGTGGTCAATCGCAGTGCTCGAGATGTGGTTGCAAAGACACCTTGTCGGGTCGTAA
- a CDS encoding leucyl aminopeptidase family protein, whose product MTVVIDSSFDPVPSLALTADVVLGTAADVAEAPAYATFVTAEGDLPSALDGLTRESLKAAGFTGAAGQTLRIPGASLRVLVGVGKGIASTADLRDAVAAFTRAAGEVATLGVDLAAVVTDELSAHDAALAATEGAVLARYRFEALKSEAKTVALEKLVLGVGDADRDSAQQGVDRALVLSRIAGLARDLGNAPPRHLNAVRFAELSEELGSKHGLEVEVFDHDALVELGTGGLLGVNAGSTEEPRMVKLRYVPEGATEETPHLALVGKGIMFDSGGISLKPANSMGSMKMDMMGAGAVLAAMTSFRELGVKSVVTGWLMCTDNMLSGTATKIGDVLTMRGGKTVEVKNSDAEGRLVMADGLVLATEEERRPDAIVDIATLTGNAMAALGLGTAATLSNNEDVAEQLSAAAKLTDERIWPLPLDHRYREQLKSNIADLSNIGGPLGGAILAALFLNEFVDDLPWGHLDIAATMEVERDDLWRSQGSTGFGARLLAEFAAAFEAPTVEESGEGTSQSEAN is encoded by the coding sequence ATGACTGTTGTGATTGATTCATCCTTCGATCCCGTCCCTTCTCTCGCGCTCACCGCAGATGTCGTGCTTGGCACCGCGGCCGATGTCGCCGAGGCCCCGGCTTACGCGACGTTTGTCACGGCCGAGGGCGACCTGCCAAGTGCGCTCGACGGGCTCACTCGCGAGTCGCTGAAGGCGGCCGGATTTACGGGTGCTGCGGGGCAGACCTTGCGCATTCCCGGAGCATCGCTGCGCGTGCTCGTCGGCGTTGGCAAGGGCATTGCTTCGACCGCCGACTTGCGCGACGCGGTGGCGGCCTTTACCCGCGCTGCTGGCGAAGTGGCGACGCTCGGTGTCGATCTCGCGGCCGTGGTGACCGACGAGCTTTCGGCGCATGACGCGGCGCTCGCGGCGACCGAGGGTGCGGTGCTCGCACGCTACCGCTTCGAGGCGCTGAAGAGCGAGGCGAAGACGGTTGCGCTCGAGAAGCTCGTGCTCGGCGTCGGTGACGCAGACCGCGATTCCGCGCAGCAGGGTGTGGATCGGGCGCTTGTGCTCTCCCGCATCGCTGGCCTGGCGCGTGACCTGGGTAACGCCCCGCCTCGTCACCTCAACGCGGTTCGATTCGCTGAGCTCTCAGAAGAACTTGGCTCGAAGCACGGGCTCGAGGTTGAGGTGTTTGACCACGACGCGCTCGTCGAGCTCGGCACAGGCGGCCTGCTCGGCGTAAACGCTGGCAGCACCGAGGAACCGCGCATGGTCAAGCTGCGCTACGTGCCAGAGGGCGCGACCGAAGAAACCCCGCACCTCGCACTCGTCGGCAAGGGCATCATGTTCGACTCGGGCGGCATCAGCCTGAAGCCCGCGAACTCCATGGGCAGCATGAAGATGGACATGATGGGCGCAGGCGCAGTGCTTGCCGCAATGACCTCGTTCCGTGAACTCGGGGTCAAGTCGGTCGTGACCGGCTGGCTCATGTGCACCGACAACATGCTCTCGGGCACCGCGACAAAGATCGGCGACGTGCTCACGATGCGCGGCGGCAAGACCGTCGAGGTGAAGAACAGCGACGCCGAAGGTCGTCTTGTGATGGCCGATGGGCTTGTGCTCGCAACCGAAGAAGAGCGTCGCCCAGACGCAATTGTCGACATCGCGACGCTCACCGGCAACGCGATGGCGGCGCTCGGCCTCGGAACCGCGGCGACCCTGTCGAACAACGAGGATGTCGCAGAGCAGCTTTCGGCCGCCGCGAAGCTCACTGACGAGCGGATCTGGCCGCTGCCTCTTGACCACAGGTACCGCGAACAGCTGAAGTCAAACATTGCTGACCTCTCGAACATCGGAGGACCGCTCGGTGGCGCGATCCTCGCGGCTCTGTTCTTGAACGAATTTGTCGACGACCTTCCGTGGGGCCACCTCGACATCGCGGCGACGATGGAGGTTGAACGCGATGACCTCTGGCGAAGCCAGGGATCCACCGGGTTCGGTGCTCGCCTGCTCGCAGAGTTCGCCGCAGCGTTCGAAGCGCCCACGGTTGAAGAGTCGGGCGAAGGCACCTCTCAGAGCGAAGCGAACTAG
- a CDS encoding SulP family inorganic anion transporter produces MNRASFLSLLPSRDDYRDFRRTWKDDLVAGVTVGIVALPLALAFGVSSGAGAEAGLITAIVAGLIAAVFGGSHVQVSGPTGAMVVVLAPIVALHGVGTVALISVMAGIIVIVAGALRLGRAVTYIPWPVIEGFTAGIGIIIFMQQVPAAVGVANEGHSTNAVVAAFQSIGEASWPAAFMPVAAVAATAAIMLVLGRFLPRIPGSFIAILVVSVIVIGAGLPLASIGELPSSLPAPSLPSFSPDLLLTLTGPAFAVAALAAIESLLSARVAATLADTGTVNADRELVGQGLASLVTGFFGGMPATGAIARTAVNVRSGARTRVASIVHALILLLVVLVASTVVSKIPLAALSGVLMMTAARMVSISTMRQVAGSGRSSLAVYAITLFVTVAFDLVVAVGIGLAFAAFFALRALSRLSGAHREPLPGEHESGDERIALFRIDGSLFFGAADRLSDEITRVPGIEVVILRLSQLQLVDSTGAHALAELIEVLERRGATVLIKGVRDEHRDLLEKLGVLDALRHPNHLFAELEPALAHARDHVQRPQDH; encoded by the coding sequence ATGAACCGCGCTTCGTTCCTCTCCCTGCTCCCCTCACGGGATGACTATAGAGATTTTCGACGCACTTGGAAGGACGATCTTGTCGCGGGCGTCACCGTTGGCATTGTCGCGTTGCCGCTCGCACTCGCGTTCGGCGTGAGCTCAGGTGCCGGCGCCGAGGCTGGGCTCATCACCGCGATCGTTGCGGGCCTCATCGCCGCGGTGTTCGGCGGATCGCACGTGCAGGTCTCGGGTCCGACAGGCGCCATGGTGGTCGTGCTCGCTCCCATCGTCGCCCTGCACGGCGTCGGCACGGTTGCGCTCATCAGTGTCATGGCGGGCATCATCGTCATAGTTGCGGGCGCACTACGGCTTGGCAGGGCGGTGACCTATATTCCCTGGCCGGTGATCGAGGGATTCACCGCGGGTATCGGCATCATCATCTTTATGCAGCAGGTGCCGGCGGCGGTGGGAGTCGCTAACGAAGGCCACTCGACGAACGCAGTCGTCGCAGCGTTTCAGTCGATCGGCGAGGCAAGTTGGCCGGCCGCATTCATGCCAGTCGCCGCGGTCGCAGCAACGGCCGCAATCATGCTCGTGCTCGGGCGCTTCCTCCCCCGCATCCCTGGCTCGTTCATCGCGATCCTTGTCGTGTCGGTCATCGTCATCGGGGCCGGTCTTCCGCTCGCATCGATCGGTGAGCTGCCGAGTTCGCTCCCCGCGCCGTCGCTCCCCTCGTTCAGTCCCGACTTACTCCTCACACTCACTGGCCCCGCGTTTGCCGTCGCAGCGCTCGCCGCAATCGAGTCGCTGCTGTCTGCGCGCGTTGCCGCGACTCTCGCCGACACCGGCACGGTGAATGCTGACCGCGAACTCGTCGGGCAGGGCTTGGCCTCGCTCGTGACCGGGTTCTTCGGTGGTATGCCAGCGACAGGCGCGATTGCGAGAACCGCAGTGAACGTACGCAGTGGGGCCCGCACGAGAGTCGCATCGATCGTGCACGCGCTCATTTTGCTGCTCGTGGTGCTCGTCGCTTCGACGGTCGTCTCAAAGATTCCGCTCGCTGCGCTCTCAGGCGTGCTCATGATGACCGCGGCGCGCATGGTTTCGATCTCGACCATGCGTCAGGTTGCTGGCTCCGGTCGGTCGAGTCTGGCCGTGTACGCAATCACGCTCTTTGTGACTGTTGCGTTTGACCTCGTCGTCGCTGTCGGTATCGGGCTCGCGTTCGCAGCGTTCTTCGCGCTTCGAGCACTCAGCCGCCTGAGCGGCGCGCATCGCGAACCTCTGCCGGGCGAACACGAGTCGGGTGACGAGCGCATCGCACTCTTCCGCATCGATGGGTCGCTGTTCTTTGGCGCGGCGGATCGCCTGAGCGACGAAATCACCCGAGTTCCAGGCATCGAAGTGGTCATTTTGCGGCTTTCGCAGCTGCAGCTCGTCGATTCAACGGGTGCGCACGCACTCGCAGAGCTCATTGAGGTGCTTGAGCGACGGGGCGCGACCGTGCTCATCAAGGGTGTGCGTGATGAGCACCGCGATCTCCTCGAGAAACTCGGAGTGCTCGACGCGCTGCGCCACCCCAATCACCTGTTCGCAGAGCTCGAACCCGCACTCGCTCACGCACGCGATCATGTGCAGCGTCCGCAAGATCATTGA
- a CDS encoding phosphotransferase family protein, with amino-acid sequence MDDGDSGAPLEVMDRLIAASGLPAPVSVQTIDSDGNGLDNRLMRAELTDGRMVVMRQSRVATTSPRRRVDFLRANGINTPKLFASDDAGAALWEYISGQTLADSVANGTADRTAWRRTGAALAELHAVTFPASLEGTIDADSLSLRTTDPVESLLDNLAASGPWVEKHRPRLRGALEHVRCFIADRATQIRTARPSVLHGDVNLLNIVVNEDEARLIDWDFPRVGQPLAELSALDEHAYLHGLDGLPSSFFEGYDRPVPRDLLLAYRIVGCIGWLASGDWEEWDRAPELPDAARSRLDKWHQRLLDWSIGIPEVITTLR; translated from the coding sequence ATGGATGATGGAGACTCTGGTGCCCCGCTGGAAGTGATGGATCGACTCATCGCGGCTTCAGGCTTGCCTGCTCCTGTCTCAGTCCAAACGATTGACAGCGACGGCAATGGGCTAGACAACAGGCTGATGAGGGCCGAATTGACCGATGGCCGCATGGTAGTCATGCGGCAGAGCCGAGTGGCTACCACGTCACCGCGTCGGCGAGTCGACTTCCTGCGCGCCAACGGCATCAACACACCGAAGCTCTTTGCATCTGATGACGCTGGAGCCGCACTTTGGGAGTACATCTCCGGTCAAACACTGGCCGATTCAGTCGCGAACGGTACAGCGGACCGCACGGCATGGCGAAGGACCGGTGCTGCCCTGGCCGAATTGCACGCCGTCACATTTCCCGCCTCACTTGAGGGAACAATCGATGCAGATTCTTTGAGCCTACGAACTACCGATCCGGTCGAGAGTTTGCTCGACAACCTCGCTGCTAGCGGTCCATGGGTCGAGAAGCATCGTCCGCGACTGCGCGGTGCTCTCGAACACGTGAGGTGCTTTATCGCTGACCGGGCGACTCAGATCCGTACCGCCCGACCGAGCGTGCTTCATGGCGACGTCAACCTGCTGAACATCGTCGTCAACGAAGACGAAGCGCGGCTGATCGACTGGGATTTCCCACGTGTTGGCCAGCCCCTGGCCGAACTCTCCGCACTTGATGAGCACGCTTACCTCCACGGACTCGACGGTCTCCCTTCTTCGTTCTTCGAGGGGTACGACCGCCCCGTGCCTCGTGACCTGCTCCTGGCCTACCGAATCGTCGGATGCATCGGATGGCTCGCCAGTGGTGACTGGGAGGAGTGGGACCGTGCTCCAGAGCTCCCAGACGCGGCTCGGTCGCGCTTGGACAAGTGGCACCAGCGTCTACTCGACTGGTCGATTGGAATACCCGAGGTAATCACTACGCTCCGGTGA
- a CDS encoding RNA helicase produces MSLTDRTSSTAPADLTPPGGPGLAPGGAGLPVANSDDGNHVRAAEQDFAGNGYTAATIKFDASSTTTDLTSDLGTNADQHARPSLGGRASVSETAAQAPTAVAVVDYAELDVPGADPSDEVEPFVVESTPAQVAEAKEFFARAKAAESAEQVKRARMQSRVFSVMQYREHPETGEVMLTQEQLDEGLAVLGDRLHRWAYVWHPHDRLVEVDEGTGETVCCGIKGLHAHMVLWVADAEGPRPTIRTVSDAFSIPSARVKPPKETAEQDGTEHKGRGAAEKAFFDLSEYLPHESRGKDAIPGIHQSDRHYLVDKTQEGKPGKYQYGRGRIVANFDFGRELDAHMAMRRNAAEGGGGAKLSKLFQAVGKGSLTLKQVRDQEPAIYFAKGNLAHFQKLRGDFLSYQDAPESVMNFYVFGEGGTGKDLLAKALARALAPGADKPYFKVGGENVSWEGYDGEPVVIWEDMRVGDMIRTAKSRGMLFRILGPWREPDEKPIVNIKGSKTQLINRVNIVTGPEGYEEFLRGLAGEYESMQGGVRVKHEAENLGQGFRRFPVIIPVAEREFSIFVNSGVLNGTREYQSYERYEHMRQDLELLARRCKAIKDTAERQRVRGEIEARTVAPIVEQHDRIARPKLDAIDGDDLFAEFAGVGQPIQPSAEEISAAEEAAKRDREIVEQQQRKRLAELEEHNRELRLCTCATPQAGVYARHGDECPALSEDERQRRVEAKQKALDAKVARLRANGGLLVVGGAR; encoded by the coding sequence ATGAGTCTCACGGATCGCACCAGCAGCACCGCTCCCGCCGACCTGACCCCGCCCGGAGGGCCTGGCCTGGCACCCGGCGGAGCCGGGCTGCCCGTCGCCAATTCGGACGACGGGAACCACGTTCGTGCAGCCGAGCAAGATTTCGCAGGAAACGGCTATACGGCTGCAACGATCAAGTTCGACGCCTCCAGCACGACCACTGATCTCACCTCTGACCTGGGAACCAACGCCGATCAGCATGCGCGGCCCTCCTTGGGTGGCCGCGCATCCGTTTCGGAAACGGCTGCACAGGCGCCCACCGCAGTTGCAGTCGTGGACTATGCCGAGCTGGACGTGCCGGGGGCCGATCCCAGCGATGAGGTAGAGCCCTTCGTTGTCGAGTCCACGCCCGCGCAGGTCGCCGAGGCGAAGGAGTTCTTCGCCCGTGCGAAGGCTGCGGAGAGCGCGGAGCAGGTGAAGCGCGCCCGGATGCAGTCGCGGGTGTTCTCGGTGATGCAGTACCGCGAGCACCCGGAGACCGGCGAGGTCATGCTCACGCAGGAGCAGCTCGACGAGGGGCTCGCGGTGCTGGGCGATCGCCTGCATCGCTGGGCCTACGTGTGGCACCCGCATGACCGCCTGGTCGAGGTGGACGAAGGCACCGGCGAGACGGTGTGCTGCGGAATCAAGGGCCTGCACGCGCACATGGTGCTGTGGGTCGCCGACGCGGAGGGTCCGCGCCCCACGATCCGCACGGTCTCCGATGCGTTCTCGATTCCCTCGGCTCGCGTGAAGCCGCCGAAGGAGACCGCGGAGCAGGACGGAACCGAGCACAAGGGCCGCGGCGCTGCGGAGAAGGCGTTCTTCGACCTCAGCGAGTACCTGCCGCATGAGTCGCGCGGGAAGGACGCCATCCCCGGTATCCACCAGTCGGATCGGCACTACCTCGTGGACAAGACGCAGGAGGGCAAGCCCGGTAAGTACCAGTACGGCCGGGGGCGGATCGTCGCGAACTTCGACTTCGGCCGGGAGCTGGATGCGCACATGGCGATGCGCCGCAATGCCGCTGAGGGTGGCGGTGGCGCGAAGCTCAGCAAGCTCTTCCAGGCTGTGGGCAAGGGCTCGCTGACACTGAAGCAGGTCCGTGATCAGGAGCCCGCGATCTACTTCGCGAAGGGCAACCTGGCGCACTTCCAGAAGTTGCGCGGCGACTTCCTCTCGTACCAGGACGCGCCGGAGTCGGTCATGAACTTCTACGTGTTCGGCGAGGGCGGCACGGGCAAGGACTTGCTCGCGAAGGCGCTCGCTCGCGCCCTGGCTCCAGGGGCGGACAAGCCATACTTCAAGGTAGGCGGCGAGAACGTTTCGTGGGAGGGGTACGACGGCGAGCCGGTGGTGATCTGGGAGGACATGCGCGTCGGCGACATGATCCGCACGGCGAAGAGCCGCGGCATGCTCTTCCGCATCCTCGGCCCGTGGCGCGAGCCGGACGAGAAGCCGATCGTGAACATCAAGGGCTCGAAGACGCAGCTGATCAACCGGGTGAACATCGTGACGGGGCCGGAGGGCTACGAGGAGTTCCTCCGCGGCCTGGCGGGTGAGTACGAGTCGATGCAGGGCGGCGTGCGGGTCAAGCACGAAGCGGAGAACCTCGGGCAGGGATTCCGCCGCTTCCCGGTGATCATCCCGGTCGCCGAGCGCGAGTTCTCGATCTTCGTGAACTCCGGCGTGCTTAATGGCACCCGCGAGTACCAGAGCTACGAGCGGTACGAGCATATGCGCCAGGATCTGGAGCTGCTGGCACGCAGGTGCAAGGCGATCAAGGACACGGCGGAGCGGCAGCGCGTTCGCGGGGAGATCGAGGCGCGCACGGTCGCGCCGATCGTGGAGCAGCACGACCGGATCGCCCGCCCCAAGCTGGACGCGATCGACGGAGACGATCTGTTCGCGGAGTTCGCCGGAGTCGGTCAGCCGATCCAGCCGAGTGCTGAGGAGATCTCCGCCGCCGAAGAGGCTGCGAAGCGTGACCGGGAGATCGTCGAGCAGCAGCAGCGCAAGCGGCTCGCCGAGCTGGAGGAGCACAACCGCGAGCTGAGGCTCTGCACCTGTGCTACCCCGCAGGCGGGCGTCTACGCGCGGCACGGTGACGAGTGCCCGGCGCTTTCCGAGGACGAGCGCCAGCGCCGTGTTGAGGCAAAGCAGAAGGCGCTCGATGCGAAGGTTGCGCGCCTTCGCGCGAACGGCGGTCTGCTGGTCGTGGGAGGTGCGCGATGA
- a CDS encoding recombinase family protein has protein sequence MDRKGDRWTVDTQLRKIRALAEAKDWNVVEVYEDNAVSATKKRRAGTRWAEMLEDAKAGRFSMVVAVDMDRLLRSTKDLNTLIDLGLRVVTVDGEIDLSTADGEFRATMLAALARFEARRKAERQIRSNERRRAEGIPASTWKAFGWTREGELIEDEAEAVRRAFDAFLGEPSLSIRRIREDLNRAGHRTARGSEFSVDAVRYLLANPQYAGYIKHYASGELYPVQDGMFPPIVSEQTWRAAVAKLEDNVRRSARQGNQPKYLLSTIGLCGKCGATLVSGTNSRKHPTYRCGEKFHLTRQREPVDAMVAEAVLTRLSSVDVHDLVMPQEDAGPDREELLTERNALVERVKELSPLLRDIHQPVLEITAAINDVKARIDEIDAELLDRSVSVAAKLLAEVDEPVGTAERREVVESKWKALDVDRRRMLVDELVTVTIEPIVPGHVKFDPDLIRIEPRRD, from the coding sequence ATGGACCGCAAGGGCGACCGCTGGACGGTCGATACGCAACTGCGGAAGATCAGGGCGCTCGCCGAGGCCAAGGACTGGAATGTGGTCGAGGTCTACGAGGATAACGCAGTGTCGGCGACGAAGAAGCGCCGTGCTGGCACGCGCTGGGCCGAGATGCTGGAGGACGCCAAGGCTGGCCGGTTCTCGATGGTGGTCGCGGTGGACATGGACCGGCTGCTGCGCAGCACGAAGGATCTGAACACGCTGATCGACCTCGGCCTGAGGGTCGTCACGGTGGACGGCGAGATCGACCTCTCTACGGCCGACGGCGAGTTCCGGGCGACGATGCTCGCCGCGTTGGCCCGGTTCGAGGCACGGCGCAAGGCTGAACGTCAGATCAGGTCGAACGAGCGTCGCCGAGCCGAGGGCATCCCGGCGTCCACGTGGAAGGCATTCGGCTGGACGAGGGAGGGTGAACTGATCGAGGATGAGGCTGAGGCCGTTCGGCGGGCGTTCGATGCGTTCCTCGGTGAGCCGTCGCTGTCGATCCGCCGCATCCGCGAGGACCTGAACCGCGCTGGTCACCGCACTGCCCGCGGGTCGGAGTTCTCCGTCGATGCCGTGCGCTACCTGCTGGCGAATCCGCAATACGCTGGCTACATCAAGCACTACGCCTCGGGCGAGCTGTACCCGGTGCAGGACGGGATGTTCCCGCCCATCGTGAGCGAGCAGACGTGGCGGGCCGCGGTGGCGAAGCTGGAGGACAATGTGCGGAGGTCGGCGAGGCAGGGCAATCAGCCGAAGTACCTTCTGTCCACGATCGGACTGTGTGGGAAGTGCGGCGCGACGCTCGTCTCGGGGACGAACAGCCGCAAGCACCCGACGTACCGCTGCGGCGAAAAGTTCCACCTGACCCGCCAGCGCGAGCCCGTCGATGCGATGGTCGCCGAGGCGGTGCTCACCCGTCTGTCCTCGGTGGACGTGCACGACCTCGTGATGCCCCAGGAAGACGCCGGGCCCGACCGCGAAGAACTGCTGACTGAGCGGAACGCCCTGGTCGAACGCGTGAAGGAGCTGAGTCCGCTGCTGCGCGACATCCACCAGCCGGTCCTGGAGATCACGGCGGCGATCAACGACGTGAAGGCACGCATCGACGAGATCGACGCGGAGCTGCTCGACCGCTCGGTGTCGGTGGCGGCGAAGCTGCTCGCGGAGGTGGACGAGCCGGTCGGCACCGCGGAACGCCGCGAGGTGGTCGAGTCGAAGTGGAAGGCGTTGGACGTGGACCGCCGCCGGATGCTCGTGGATGAGCTGGTGACGGTGACGATCGAGCCCATCGTTCCTGGTCACGTGAAGTTCGACCCCGACCTCATTCGGATCGAGCCGAGACGCGACTGA
- a CDS encoding aquaporin, whose protein sequence is MMRRLLAEFLGSAGLVAAIIGSGIAASRLTPDDLGLQLLINALATSSALFVLITIFQPISGAHLNPVITLVDRGLGNTNTYALQYVFAQLAGGVVGAVLANVMFGLDAVSFSAHQRLGWPHALSEVIATAGLVVVIFVLVSLKQHQKIAVSVAAYIGAAFFATSSTAFANPAVTLGRVFSDTFAGIAPLSALGFLAAQIVGGFLGLIIARLLVDASVKAALAETRASD, encoded by the coding sequence ATGATGCGCCGACTACTCGCTGAGTTTCTCGGAAGCGCGGGGCTTGTCGCAGCAATCATCGGGTCTGGAATTGCCGCCTCTCGGCTCACACCAGATGACCTGGGACTTCAGCTGCTCATTAATGCCTTAGCGACATCGTCCGCGCTGTTTGTACTGATCACTATTTTCCAACCGATCAGTGGTGCGCACTTGAATCCGGTGATCACTCTGGTTGATCGCGGGTTGGGTAATACAAACACATACGCACTCCAATATGTGTTCGCACAGCTCGCCGGGGGAGTCGTGGGTGCGGTATTAGCAAACGTCATGTTTGGCCTGGATGCCGTCTCGTTCAGTGCGCACCAGCGATTGGGCTGGCCACACGCTCTGTCAGAAGTAATCGCCACTGCAGGGCTCGTTGTCGTGATTTTTGTATTGGTGAGCCTGAAACAGCATCAGAAGATCGCTGTTTCGGTGGCGGCATACATCGGCGCTGCCTTTTTCGCCACCAGCTCTACCGCGTTTGCGAATCCTGCAGTAACCCTCGGGCGAGTGTTCTCTGACACCTTTGCCGGAATCGCGCCCCTGAGTGCCCTGGGATTTCTGGCAGCTCAAATAGTTGGCGGATTTCTCGGACTCATCATTGCTCGACTCCTCGTAGATGCCTCAGTAAAAGCAGCGCTGGCTGAGACTCGTGCTTCTGACTAG
- a CDS encoding ArsR/SmtB family transcription factor: protein MATIESLDVHETQLCCAPISREIVTAEEAEELARKLKALADPARLRLISMVAAHDEGEACVCDLTEPLDLSQPTVSHHLRVLVDAGFLNRTKRGTWAYYRLVPGALDSIAHLLATV from the coding sequence ATGGCAACTATCGAATCGCTTGACGTACACGAGACGCAGCTCTGTTGCGCACCAATCTCTCGTGAGATCGTTACTGCGGAAGAGGCTGAAGAGCTCGCGCGGAAGTTAAAAGCCTTAGCTGATCCGGCTAGGCTGCGTTTGATCTCGATGGTGGCTGCGCACGACGAGGGCGAAGCCTGTGTCTGTGATCTCACCGAACCTCTCGACCTGAGCCAGCCGACAGTGTCGCACCATTTACGGGTACTTGTGGATGCTGGGTTTCTCAACCGGACGAAGCGGGGCACTTGGGCTTACTATCGTCTTGTCCCGGGGGCGCTCGATAGCATCGCGCACCTCCTCGCTACTGTATGA